From Triticum urartu cultivar G1812 chromosome 2, Tu2.1, whole genome shotgun sequence, a single genomic window includes:
- the LOC125534322 gene encoding zinc finger BED domain-containing protein RICESLEEPER 2-like, which produces MTASDITSPSFIWSDFEKLFVDGEWKAECIYCAEILPAEAAGGTSHLEDHLMSCADWHALAAPQESRLSKAFDGGEADWEDILFDQEVARKHLAMMICAHDYPLSIVNHAGFRKLCYALQPMFQMVSRNDIRKDILGTHAAEKDKMVKYFADFKGRVAISTDMWTAEHQKRGYMVVTAHFLDESWQLKSFMLRFVYVPCPHNAAVICQALHESLVEWHLERKISTVTLDNCIPSDEAMEHLPDKLDLKSLLLEGIYLHMRCGAHMLNLFVKDGMDLMEKSIERVCDSVAYWSATPGRHDKFEKMAQTLNIEYKERLFLDCKTRWNSTYRMLTIALEYIEIFETLKEREKSFSCCPTKDDWKFAKELCVRLKIYYDVSESFSGTKYVTANMFFRKICCIQLAIRRWAASDSELVQTMSEEMKRKFDKYWKDVLDLMSVATVLDPRYKLHMLQAIFGSLYGTEHAAVEVAKIRKLMTDLLKQYQEADGFVATSEAVSSAASGAGGEDDIMDIFDRYMSSRPTIGASPVQTELDLYLEEQIIRRMPDEDIMTWWKYGGAKYPTLQRIARDILPIPASAVISESAFNTKGRLLSPHRGQLAPSMVEAIMCMKAWSRADMIGDGNSTLCAVFQSVLDDEEEMMDDSESMVTED; this is translated from the exons ATGACTGCTAGTGATATTACCTCTCCATCATTCATATGGAGCGATTTCGAGAAACTGTTTGTCGATGGGGAATGGAAAGCCGAGTGCATCTATTGTGCCGAAATTCTTCCTGCAGAAGCTGCAGGTGGCACGTCACACCTGGAGGACCACCTGATGTCGTGTGCTGATTGGCATGCACTGGCAGCCCCACAGGAATCAAGGTTGTCAAAGGCTTTTGACGGCGGGGAAGCCGATTGGGAGGATATTCTGTTTGATCAAGAGGTTGCCAGGAAACATCTTGCGATGATGATCTGTGCTCATGATTACCCTCTGTCTATCGTCAATCATGCGGGTTTTCGGAAACTGTGTTACGCATTACAACCAATGTTTCAGATGGTATCAAGAAATGACATTAGAAAAGATATTTTGGGTACGCATGCGGCCGAGAAGGATAAGATGGTGAAGTATTTTGCAGACTTTAAAGGTCGAGTCGCCATCAGTACAGACATGTGGACTGCAGAACATCAGAAGAGAGGTTACATGGTAGTCACTGCACATTTCCTTGATGAATCTTGGCAACTCAAGAGTTTTATGTTGAG GTTTGTTTATGTGCCTTGCCCACATAATGCTGCAGTCATATGTCAAGCACTGCATGAGTCCCTTGTTGAGTGGCATCTCGAGAGAAAGATATCGACGGTGACTCTGGACAATTGTATACCAAGTGATGAAGCTATGGAACATTTGCCAGATAAGTTGGATCTGAAATCTCTTCTATTGGAGGGTATATATCTGCATATGCGCTGTGGTGCACATATGCTTAATCTGTTTGTGAAAGATGGCATGGATCTCATGGAGAAGAGTATAGAACGGGTTTGTGATAGTGTTGCATATTGGTCAGCTACTCCTGGGAGACATGATAAATTTGAAAAAATGGCACAGACTCTGAACATTGAATACAAGGAAAGGTTGTTTCTTGATTGTAAAACCAGATGGAATTCAACATACAGAATGCTAACTATTGCATTAGAATACATTGAGATTTTTGAAACACTAAAGGAACGCGAGAAATCATTTAGTTGTTGTCCAACCAAAGATGATTGGAAGTTTGCCAAGGAACTTTGTGTTAGGCTTAAAATTTACTATGATGTCAGCGAGTCATTTTCAGGCACTAAATATGTTACTGCAAATATGTTCTTTCGTAAAATATGTTGCATTCAGTTGGCAATACGGAGATGGGCTGCTAGTGACAGTGAGCTTGTGCAAACTATGTCTGAGGAAATGAAGCGGAAATTTGACAAATATTGGAAAGATGTACTTGATCTTATGTCTGTCGCAACTGTTCTTGATCCAAGGTACAAGCTTCATATGTTGCAAGCTATTTTTGGTTCTCTCTATGGAACGGAACATGCAGCTGTGGAAGTTGCCAAAATAAGGAAGTTAATGACTGATTTGCTGAAACAATATCAAGAAGCTGATGGGTTTGTGGCTACATCAGAGGCTGTTAGCAGTGCTGCTTCAGGAGCTGGTGGAGAAGATGACATTATGGACATATTTGATCGATATATGTCCTCACGGCCTACTATCGGTGCTTCTCCAGTGCAGACAGAATTGGACTTGTACTTGGAAGAGCAAATTATCCGTAGAATGCCAGACGAAGACATCATGACTTGGTGGAAGTATGGGGGTGCAAAGTATCCTACTTTGCAAAGAATTGCTCGTGATATATTGCCTATCCCTGCGTCAGCTGTGATATCAGAATCAGCCTTTAATACGAAGGGCAGACTGCTTAGTCCACATCGTGGCCAACTCGCGCCAAGCATGGTAGAAGCTATTATGTGTATGAAGGCTTGGTCCCGTGCTGACATGATTG GGGACGGCAATTCGACCCTCTGTGCAGTGTTTCAGAGTGTTCTTGATGATGAAGAAGAAATGATG GATGACTCTGAATCTATGGTAACCGAAGACTAG
- the LOC125538143 gene encoding ras-related protein Rab-2-A-like translates to MQYDHLFSYTVIGDPGVGKSCLERQFTARAFPEAHEPTIGVEFSTRTLTVHDKRIKLHIWDTAGHESFVSAVDQCYYRAACIILVYDITRRETFDHIAIWLSRARKLSKAGVTFVLIGNKCDLSHMRAVSYEEGRKFSRRHNLVFMEASAKITQNVEEAFVITAETVYKKVQDGVIDLSEKFVGSYICLRAHPANLEV, encoded by the exons ATGCAGTACGATCACCTCTTCTCGTACACCGTCATCGGCGACCCAG GCGTCGGGAAGTCGTGCCTGGAGCGGCAGTTCACGGCCAGGGCGTTCCCGGAGGCGCACGAGCCCACCATCGGCGTCGAGTTCAGCACGCGCACCCTCACCGTCCACGACAAGCGCATCAAGCTTCACATCTGGGATACG GCTGGCCACGAATCATTCGTATCTGCTGTTGACCAATGCTACTACAGAGCTGCTTGTATCATTTTGGTTTATGATATCACAAG GAGGGAGACCTTTGATCATATTGCTATATGGCTATCAAGAGCAAGAAAGCTGTCGAAAGCCGGCGTAACATTTGTGCTGATCGGGAACAAATGCGACCTGTCTCACATGCGTGCGGTCAGCTATGAGGAAGGGCGAAAGTTCTCCAGGAGGCACAATCTGGTGTTCATGGAGGCCTCTGCAAAAATCACACAAAATGTTGAAGAG GCATTCGTTATTACCGCAGAAACAGTATACAAGAAAGTCCAAGATGGTGTCATTGATTTATCTGAAAAG TTTGTTGGTTCTTACATATGCCTGAGAGCACACCCAGCCAATCTGGAGGTGTAG